A single genomic interval of Argopecten irradians isolate NY chromosome 8, Ai_NY, whole genome shotgun sequence harbors:
- the LOC138329903 gene encoding uncharacterized protein codes for MDKVFQFYHATPANIKSLILQSGALVPQNHNPKEDWMWLLPPMYQATIPKGIWFCCTLFNGGLPTISPYGKHRVSLPIENVLQQLGGSIKLYHGKDSIVQQNKYVRLMLVKEGDNFECLKHMDQVNPFDNEWLQFNPNGQECLAAKRPMWVEIFCPYAISTKFGKWDEVAN; via the coding sequence ATGGACAAAGTATTCCAATTTTACCATGCCACACCTGCTAATATAAAGTCTTTAATTTTACAATCCGGGGCTCTCGTGCCACAGAATCATAATCCGAAGGAGGATTGGATGTGGCTTTTGCCTCCGATGTACCAGGCAACTATTCCGAAAGGAATCTGGTTTTGCTGTACACTCTTCAATGGAGGTTTGCCCACCATCTCCCCTTATGGAAAACATCGTGTGTCACTCCCCATAGAAAATGTACTCCAGCAGCTTGGCGGCAGCATAAAACTGTACCATGGCAAGGATTCAATTGttcaacaaaacaagtatgttCGTCTCATGCTTGTTAAGGAGGGAGACaattttgaatgtttgaaacATATGGATCAGGTCAACCCCTTTGATAACGAATGGCTACAGTTCAATCCCAATGGTCAGGAGTGTCTAGCTGCAAAACGGCCAATGTGGGTGGAAATATTCTGTCCCTATGCGATTAGTACCAAATTTGGCAAGTGGGATGAAGTAGCAAATTAG